GGTCGATTCAAATAGCCGCGAGAAATCCGTCCGCCAACATACAATTCACCCGCTACTCCACATGGCACGGGTTGTTGATGCGCATCCAGAATGTAGATTCGTTGGTCTTTATGACGTCGTCCAATCGTATCGCTGATTCCGATGTCCGATCGCGTCAAATCGACGGTGGTCGCACCAGGGGCTTCGGTGGTCCCATAGATGATTTCCAAAGTTGCATCGAGTCGGGTCAAAAAATCGTCTCGCATTTCAACTGATAGATGTTCACCGAAACAGATTACACGATTCAAAGATGTACACCGTTCCACACCCGGAGTATTCAAAATTTGCCTTAACATCGAAGGTACAAAATTTGTCATATTGATTCGGTGCTCTACCATGAAGTCAACGATCCGGCTGCTCTCAAGTCGAATTTCAGGGGGAGCGATCACAATCATGCCACCGGTCGTCAGTGGCATGAACATCTCCGCTTGAAACGGAGTAAGCCCAATTCCAGCTTTCATCAAGTGTCGGCTTTGAGGTTGACCATCTTTCCTTTGCGGACGCAGCAGACTCTTTCCGTGTAGTGCCACAACCGCTTTGGGTTCGCCCGTCGATCCAGAGGTGTAGAAGACGGTGGCAGAATTGTTAATCAGAAGTCGGTTGCGTGGGCGCTGCTGGCTTTCGGCAGATAGGACAGATTCCCATTCAGTGTCAACACAAAGCAAAGGAATTCCAGCATCCGGAAGAAACTCAGCATATCTCTCTTGCGACAGCAGCAAAATAACTTGGGCGTCTTTTATGATGTAGACAAGCTGCTCGACGGGATAAGTTAAATCCAAAGGCACACAAACCCCCCCGGCTTTGGTCACAGCTAATGTTGCAATCACCAATTCCGGCGAGGGCTCCATGCTCAAACCGACTGAGATTTCAGGGCCAACCCCCTGTTTAATCAGGTAATTTGCCAGCTGATTTGCACGCTGCTCCAATTCTCGATAGGTGAGGGATACGGGAGATGCAGCGACTCTAGGCGCGGGGCCCTCCGAGGTGACCCGATGGACAATTGGCGTCTCGGGAACAATGACGGCCAAAGCATCCGGCGCACGATCGACTTGCTCTTCAAATAGTTGTTGTCGAAAACAGCCGCCTTCGCTGGATTCACTGGATTCACTGGATTCACTGTCTGTGTTCCATTCCACCAACAGTTTTTCTCGTTCGGCATCGGTCAGCAGCGGCAACCTCGACACACACTGTCGTTGATCGTTAGCAATCGCCGCCAACAGAGTCTGAAAATGTCCGTTGAGGCGGACTAGTGCTTCCGCGTCAAAACAGCTTTCCTCACACTCAAATTGGCAGGACCAACCGCTTGACATTTTGGTGACACAAAGAGCGAAATCTACTTTGCCATTTGGCTCAAGAACTGGGTTCCCATCAGCGGTTAATGTCCGAAATAAGGCGACCATTGGATCGCTGTGCGGCATTCCGGCGTTGGGGTACAGAACAACAGCCAAATCTGCCGATGAGCTGCCCCTCTGTTCCCCTGCAACATCCACATGGTCTCGAATTCCTTGCAACAGCGACTCAAAAATCAACTCATCTGAAAATCCGAACAGTGATTCATCATCGTCAACAGCCGTCGGAATACCCAACTCATTTTTTAGATTGGCCAACCACATCTTTTTAATGTAAGAGTCGGGTTGGGCTTGGTTCGTCTTTGTAAGCTGTCGAAGACCTATCTGCTCAGCGGCCGTATATCGATAGAGCAACACCTGAAAGGTGGCTAACATCGCCATCGGCAAAGTGACACCATCAGCGCAGCAGGTTGCTTCAAGCTGTTTGATCAACTTCGTATCACACTGCGCGATCAGAACGGGACGTTGGCCCCTACGACTCGCCGACTTGTTTTGTTGTCCACTTTCCATCGATTCACTCCGACATGACATTCAGTTTGAGATCCATCTTTTTTGAGAGTAATCGGAGCGTTCCATCTGCTCAACAAGACTCGCTGGCCGCATATCAGTCCAGACTTCTTTGATAAATGCCAAACATGCTTCTTTCGATCCCCTTTTTCCACCATTGTTCCAGCCCATCGGATTATCACAATCGTCGGACCAAATGGAGTACTGATTTTCATGATTCACAACGACTCGATAAGCGGTGCCTTTCACCGGTTTGTTATCTTCCATTTTAGTCTCCTCAGCAACGAATTGATTGCCTCGATTTTTATTCGCCAAGTGAAGCTGAATAACTCGACAGGGTGATCGAGAGAACTCAGCCTCAGATCATTTCATCACTTCAGTTAGGGTGCATCACTCTCGCACAATCAGGCGTGCTGTAATCCAATCCCCAACCTTGATAATCGTCGCCTCTCAAAAGTCCACCTAACCAGCCAGTCTCACCGAAGCTGGCTTTTACACAAATTTCCGGGTAGCGAACATGTTTGAGGTTTTTGTTCTAACATCAGACCTTCAGTGAGAAGTGAATTGCTTTGCCTCAGCTAAATTTCGAGTCCTTGTAAAATTGATTCCAGAACCGACGTTAAATGTTCGACATGAGGCTCTTGAAGCATTGTGTAATGATCACCTGGTACTTCGAAGTGATCGAGTTCGTTAGAACATAACTGCCTCCAATGAGGCACGGGATTTAACTCTTGGACCCGATTGATGGGCTGCACAAAAGCGATTTTTCCCGGATAGTTTTCCTGAGGGCAATAACTACATTGTCCTCGTAGCGACTGCTGATAGATGTCAAAATGTCGCGAAAATGTGCCAACAGGTAACCTGTCCGCCAATAGCTTGGCGTCCCGAAGACGTTGATGAATGAACCTGATTTTTTCGTTGAACGAAAAATCCTGACTGGCCTTTAAGCATTCCAAAATCTTCTCGTGAGGAATTCGAAACTCTCGTAGGTAGGCAAGTAAAATTGCCTGTTGAGATGGAATTCGAACTCCCTTCGCAGCAATGTGAGTGTCGATCAGGAAGCATAAGGGAACCTCCTCGCCAATGGCACGCAGCCGTTGAGCCACTTTATAAGCCACAAGACCTCCAAATGACCAACCGCCAATCAAGTAGGGCCCTCGCGGCTGCGACTGGCGAATCACGGAGCAATAATGTTCAGCAAGTTGCTCTACCGACAACGTTATAAGCCGATCATCATTGACTCCGGGATGCGTTAAACCATAGACATTTTCATCTTTATGAAGGCCCTTCACCAATGGGATGAAGGTTTGCACGGCGCCGGTCGCTGTAGCCACGAAATACAATGGTCTCTTGCTTGTTTTACCGATTTGAAGAGGAACACGCACCGAATTAAGATCATTCGAGACCGCTGAATCGACCTCTCCCCCATCTGTTTTGATTAACTCGGCAAACATGGCAATCGTGGGTTTATTGTACAAATCAGCCACCACGGGAGTTGCCCCAGCCCATTTCGAAATTTTGGTAATCAGTTTCGGGGTGAGTAAGGAATGACCTCCGAGGGAGAAAAAATCGTCATGACGACCGATTTTCATTATGCCGAGAATCTCACACCAATCGGCTGCAAGTCGCTGCTCAATCTTTCCTTGAGGTTCTTCCGACTTGTTAATCCACTTCTCTCTCTTCGGAGGCAGCAGTGTCCCCCGATCAATCTTGCCATTCGCGTTAAGTGAAAAACGATCTACGATCACGAAATCTGAGGGTACCATGTAACTGGGTAAGTGCGACACAAGATAATTTCGCAAATCCGTCACGAGTAGGTTTCGTTTATTGTGTGACTGACAATAGGCAACCAACCTCTGATCATCATGCCGATCTTTGAAACAGATCACCGCCGCATGGGAAATATCCGGATGCTGGTGCAGCACCCCTTCGATCTCTTCCAACTCGATACGAAAGCCTCGCAACTTCACCTGACGGTCGGTTCGTCCCAGGTACTCAAGCACCCCATCTTCACGCCATCGGCATCGATCACCGCTACGATAGAGCCGCGTTCCAGTTGCGTTTTCAAATGGCGCATCGACGAACCTTTCCGCTGTCAATTTTTCCTGATTTAAGTAACCTTGTGCCAAACCGGCACCGCCAACATGCAATTCGCCCGGCACCCCAATCGGAACGGGCTGACGTTCAGCATCCAACACATAAATCTGATAACCGGGGATCGGGCGGCCAATGACAGCGTTTGTCGACTGATCAAGATCGTGACGGCTCAAAACATGATAGGTAACGTGAACTGTCGTTTCAGTAATCCCATACATGTTCGTGAACTGAGCCTGTTGATTAGTATGGCATTCCAACCATGGACGCAACCGTTGTACATCCAGTGATTCCCCACCAAAAATCACATGTCGAAGGGAATTATGCCGATCAACATCAATCGATTCTCTGGTGCCCTTTAATTGAAAAAAGGCAGAAGGCGTTTGATTCAAAACCGTCACACGCTCATCTTCGATCAGCTGTGAAAATGCTTCTGGTGAACGACTAACGTCAAAGGGAACAACCACCAATCGCCCACCGTATAACAATGCGCCCCAAACCTCCCACATCGAAAAATCAAAGGCGATCGAATGAAAAAAGGTCCAAACGTCGTCTGCATTAAAATTGTATAACTCTTGCGTTGACCGGAATAATTGGATCAGCGAAGCATGCTTGACCAATACTCCCTTGGGGACGCCCGTCGTTCCCGAGGTATAAATCACGTAAGCAACGCCGTCGGATGAACGTTGCAATTTCGGGTTTTCAACACTTTCTGCTGAGATTTGCGATCGCTCCCCGTCCAAACATACAAGCCTCGCATCGGGAGCCTGAAGTTTCTGAGACTCGCTATTTCTCGTCACAATCACCCGCAGCCCACCGTCCCGAATGATTCCGGCATTTCTTGCGGTCGGGCTGCTAGTGTCGAAAGGAACAAACGTACTGCCTGCTTTCACAATCCCCAACAACCCGATAATCAAATCCAGCGACCGTTCTATGTATAAACCAACAAGCTCACCAGGCGTTACGCCATCGCCAATCAAACGATGTGCTAACTGG
The nucleotide sequence above comes from Pirellulaceae bacterium. Encoded proteins:
- a CDS encoding MbtH family NRPS accessory protein, which produces MEDNKPVKGTAYRVVVNHENQYSIWSDDCDNPMGWNNGGKRGSKEACLAFIKEVWTDMRPASLVEQMERSDYSQKRWISN
- a CDS encoding amino acid adenylation domain-containing protein encodes the protein MSCRSESMESGQQNKSASRRGQRPVLIAQCDTKLIKQLEATCCADGVTLPMAMLATFQVLLYRYTAAEQIGLRQLTKTNQAQPDSYIKKMWLANLKNELGIPTAVDDDESLFGFSDELIFESLLQGIRDHVDVAGEQRGSSSADLAVVLYPNAGMPHSDPMVALFRTLTADGNPVLEPNGKVDFALCVTKMSSGWSCQFECEESCFDAEALVRLNGHFQTLLAAIANDQRQCVSRLPLLTDAEREKLLVEWNTDSESSESSESSEGGCFRQQLFEEQVDRAPDALAVIVPETPIVHRVTSEGPAPRVAASPVSLTYRELEQRANQLANYLIKQGVGPEISVGLSMEPSPELVIATLAVTKAGGVCVPLDLTYPVEQLVYIIKDAQVILLLSQERYAEFLPDAGIPLLCVDTEWESVLSAESQQRPRNRLLINNSATVFYTSGSTGEPKAVVALHGKSLLRPQRKDGQPQSRHLMKAGIGLTPFQAEMFMPLTTGGMIVIAPPEIRLESSRIVDFMVEHRINMTNFVPSMLRQILNTPGVERCTSLNRVICFGEHLSVEMRDDFLTRLDATLEIIYGTTEAPGATTVDLTRSDIGISDTIGRRHKDQRIYILDAHQQPVPCGVAGELYVGGRISRGYLNRPDLTAERFVPDPFSKSGGDVLYRTGDRVRYLADGFVQFLGRGDEQTKIRGYRVETGHVAEVLGRHPLVTATVVVPRKDRLGANQLIAYVATSGEPAFEIGQLRRYLENKLPRFMIPARFVVLDKLPLGPSGKVNRRALPDLDYSRPKVDSEFVAPRNGTEEELATIWSEILGVDSIGVHDNFFELGGDSILALEIFGRIDQKWGRKIPLALLFQQGTIAHCAKLVSNCSLKTNSSLEIAEVVPLRQNGQGRPLFIMPGVTGETVISTAIVESIDCPSFGVQPCLEAEFIDHFRDFRHTAVILADTLQAYQPTGSYALMGFSYGGMMAYEVASVLAARGAQIDLLVVIDIGPGTRGQKIDFAGRLRKRYRIAANFPSWCLEEWKRFSDSSFFDRALRFTRRSWRQISSPASASVEFSDIWDETILPVQNRELMRIVYAACRDYQPESYAGRVDLIIAKTQGLLHGLPPDRGWNRFVDQLGIHAVPGDHVSILEHPNVDKMIEIINRLLSERANNRLQSMIRVGDEIR
- a CDS encoding amino acid adenylation domain-containing protein — protein: SLPVERLVEELAPERHRDRSPLIQVIFQLLDYEDQNLALHELEVEKRLGCSDLTRFDLEFHLWRQPSGLRGTIVYSSDLFDSDRIERLVGHWNVLLESILADPDQAISRLSLLPDWERQQLLADWNGVAIASTDEECLSDLFEQQVERTPDAVAVVWEDQKLTYRELNERSNQLAHRLIGDGVTPGELVGLYIERSLDLIIGLLGIVKAGSTFVPFDTSSPTARNAGIIRDGGLRVIVTRNSESQKLQAPDARLVCLDGERSQISAESVENPKLQRSSDGVAYVIYTSGTTGVPKGVLVKHASLIQLFRSTQELYNFNADDVWTFFHSIAFDFSMWEVWGALLYGGRLVVVPFDVSRSPEAFSQLIEDERVTVLNQTPSAFFQLKGTRESIDVDRHNSLRHVIFGGESLDVQRLRPWLECHTNQQAQFTNMYGITETTVHVTYHVLSRHDLDQSTNAVIGRPIPGYQIYVLDAERQPVPIGVPGELHVGGAGLAQGYLNQEKLTAERFVDAPFENATGTRLYRSGDRCRWREDGVLEYLGRTDRQVKLRGFRIELEEIEGVLHQHPDISHAAVICFKDRHDDQRLVAYCQSHNKRNLLVTDLRNYLVSHLPSYMVPSDFVIVDRFSLNANGKIDRGTLLPPKREKWINKSEEPQGKIEQRLAADWCEILGIMKIGRHDDFFSLGGHSLLTPKLITKISKWAGATPVVADLYNKPTIAMFAELIKTDGGEVDSAVSNDLNSVRVPLQIGKTSKRPLYFVATATGAVQTFIPLVKGLHKDENVYGLTHPGVNDDRLITLSVEQLAEHYCSVIRQSQPRGPYLIGGWSFGGLVAYKVAQRLRAIGEEVPLCFLIDTHIAAKGVRIPSQQAILLAYLREFRIPHEKILECLKASQDFSFNEKIRFIHQRLRDAKLLADRLPVGTFSRHFDIYQQSLRGQCSYCPQENYPGKIAFVQPINRVQELNPVPHWRQLCSNELDHFEVPGDHYTMLQEPHVEHLTSVLESILQGLEI